TCTCCCTCACGTCACCCTCCAGGACTTCGTACTGAACGAACAGGTGAGTCTGACGAATGCAGTCTTTCTTTTGACAGTGTGATGTGTCCTTCGTCTCTGTACGCATAAGAtacgataagataagataagataaaatcagatcagataagataagatacgaTGATATACGAAAAAAgaagatcagatcagatcaggtaaggtaaggtaaggtaaggtaaggtaaggtaaggtaaggtaaggtaaggtaaggtaagataagataagataagataagataagataagataacagTCAGACAGAAAAGGGACAAGGATTatcacagagagacagaagtaAGTTGAAAGAAAATACCAAAGTTATAAGCGATACTTGTATTTGAAGTGTAGAAGATGCCGTGTTCGTTTGCAGAAACATTCTTTTGTAGTGCAATAGGTGTGTCCCAAAAATGCTAGAAAGTCTCGGTCACTCTTGTGTTTTGAGTGCGTCCATGTTTGCTGTTTGGTCTCCCTGCAAAAAAGACTACCGCAAATGTCGATGATTGCAGGCGTGCCTGTTGGGATCTGACGCTGCCTCCTTCACCATCGCCGTCACGTGTGTCCTTCTGTCCTTCCTGCTCCTCTTCGTCATCGCTTTCCGCTTCCGCTGGCGCATGCGCCTGTGGCTGTACGAGGCTTGCCGAGGTAGACGCCGAGACAGACGCCGTCAGCTAGAGGCTGAAGGGCGCCGTTTCCGTTATGACGTGTTTGTATCTTATGCTATTGAGGATGTCGCCTGGGTGCAGCAAGAGTTAAGGCCCGTGTTGGAAGGGGAGTGGGGGCTGAAACTCTGCATTCATCAACGGGACTTTGTACCAGGAAAACACATCGTGGACAACATCTCCGACTGCGTCAGCGACAGCGAGCGAGTTGTGCTGGTCTTCTCGCCCCACTTTGCCCGCAGCGAGTGGTGTCAATTCGAGCTCAAGTTCTGCCAGGTGGACGTCATGGAGCGTGATGACGTCATGGTGCTGGTGGAGCTGCGGGAGACCCCGTCACGTGACATGACGGGCGCTATGTTGGCAGTGCTGCAGACTACCACCTACATTGAGTGGGAGGACGGGCAGGACGCCAGGCAATCTTTCTGGGCACGTCTGCGTTCGGCACTGGACGACTGAgcgtctctttctctgtccagATGTGCGACGGTTcctccttgtctgtctgttaacCTTCCCCGCTTTTCTTTTTGCCCGTCTCCGTATCTGTGTCCCTTTCTATCTATGTATATTACTGTCTATTCTCCTTTTCTCATCTTTGTCTCCGTATGTATGTCCCTGCTTGTCctccactctctgtctctctctatctgtgtctctatctgtctgtctgtctgcctgtctgtccatccccctctctcactttaaactcccactctctctctggtgagggctggttgaaaagaagttCGTTTGTATTGCCTCGTAGAAtaagatttgatttgatttgatttgatttcctctctctctctctctctctctctttctctctatctctcctcctctctctctctctctctctctctctctctctctctctctctctctctccctccccagtGATAGAAGACTTCGTTTATgatttattttcatattgattcATATTGTCCATAGCATATGAATGTTTCATTATATAAAAACTCTCACATTTGATAACATATTCAAATTTGGTTCAAAAATGTATGTTCAGTAAATTCCCACTTCTGTACATAACGTAAGAATTCGTGTAAAGTCTGTGATGTGTACATACTCCTTTGAATCCtgtttttctgctttttttaaaaaaaaaatttttacattttatttgaTGAATTAACGTATATTTGGgtgagggctggttgaaaaaaagctcgtttgtTTTagttatgccacaaccctcgtaaaataaaattgatttgatttgatctctctcactctctctctctctctctctctctctctctctctctctctctctctctctctctctctctctctctctctcactctctctctctctctctcccctttggtctgtcagtctctgtcaTTTTTGTTTTCTCAAGGTATCTGCTACTTTGAAACGGgcattttgaaaattgtctTAAATGTGTCAAAGACAATTTTCCATTTTAATGTACAGTACTAATTTTAATGAACCATAAAGTGTTGCTATTGTTATTGCAGTTATTATTGTTACTGTTTTAATTGTATCTATTTCTCAATAATTATCTgctatttgattttttttttaattcgttGCTGTGTTTCTCGTGAGTCTCATCGATCATAATTATCCAGGATGACATATTTGACGGAATGTCTGATactctgtagcctacttgagaAAGTATGTGTAACTGACTCAACTTTTCACGTCTGCTTCCATTGATTGCCAGACCTCGCGTAAATACTCTCTACATACGATGAAGCTTTtgaacaaatgcagacattttgCCGTCTTGTTCATATCTCATAGAATGATATCGATCATAGAATGATATCGATAATGAGGTCTACTAGAACATCAaaacgaacaacaacaaaaaatcagcAAGTTTGAAACAAAATATTACCTATAAGTATGTAACAAATAATTCGCCCTCATCATGCCTGTGAATACTTGCATCTGAaatgagcccccccccccacattatGTCATTTTATctaattgtacatttttttcttttccaactGTCGCAGTGTCAGTGACATCACTCAGAATCGTTGATTGGAAATAAGAAGCAAATGTATAAATAGGTCGGTTTTTGGGGGGTAAGTGATTTTCCTTGTAATATGATAGCATGTTTGTCTAATAAGAGTATTTAGCTAAACAAAAGCTTGAACAAAATTGCAGTTACGATCCTTTGAGGTGTGtagtgcatgtgagtgtgtgtgtgtgtgtgtgtgtgtgtgtttctgtgtgtgtgtttctgtgcatttgtgtgtttctgtgtgtgtgtgtgtgtgtgtgtgtgtgtgtgtgtgtgtgtgtgtgtgtgtgtgtgtgtgtgtgtgtgtgtgtgtgacggctGTAAAAAGGAGAAACCACAAGGAAAAGAACCAAACTTGAAACTACTAAGTTCCCAATTTTAAAATTCCCAAAGAATCGGCAAAACTGAAAGTAGCCTATGTGTTGGGAGAAACTCAATTCCCTTATCTTCTTTTGTTACATTTTTCCTGGATTCAAAAATATTAGACAATTAACTACACACAGCCAGAGACGGAAACTGACAATCACACACGGACAGAAAGATACaaaaacacacgcgcgcgcgcgcacacacacacacacacacacacacacacacacacacacacacacacacacacacgcacggacggacggacacacggacgcacgcacgcacgaccTTCTCCAAAACCGCCAGCACCATACCCACACATCTGCAGCAACGTGTGAACCGTAACATACTATGAACCGCCACACTAAACTCTTCTTACGCCGGAAAACAAGAATTAAATAATGTTGAATCAAcgaaaaatttgaaaaaagaaaataaggaCAAATTGTCAATCaaaaacatttgaaaataaGAGGCCATACAAGCAAAGACAGAAATTGATAGACACGCAACATTCACGCAAagtcaactacacacacacacacacacacacacacacacgcacgcaaaacCCCCAAAGTGGGTTCCTAGCCGATAGTGCACTtggactacaacggcactgcgcGCAGTGTCTTTGTAGTGCGCTTGCACTACAACCGCACTGACTGCAGTATCCGCTCCGGCATGGACGAATTTGACACTAAAAAAGGcataaaatttgacctatttcgtagcctataggggacggaattTTGACGGAAAGAGTGTCATCATCTTGAATATGGCATTCTttccgttaaaaaaaaaagtttttatttttttattttacggaaagaatgtcattttgaacatggttatgacattctttccgtcaaaaaagacgTTTAAACAACTGGGTTTCAAAATTTGGAACCCACTTGTCAAATTGCCCCAGTTGGTACTGTGTGAAACATATACATAAACCCGGTTGGTGGGTtttgcatgctcacacacacacacacacacacacacacacaaagacacacacacacacacacacaaacacacacacacatatacatacgcgcgcaaatacacacacacacacacacacacacacacacacacacacacacacgtacacacacacacacaggtgcgcGCACAGAAAGACAGTCTGTGAGCAGATTTTATCCTCATTCGGCAGTCAACGCGTTTTCTCTTTAGACGTTGCCCTAAAACACAATGAGGGAAGAATCAAAACGATTTAGGTCAGCACGTTTTTTGCGAGTAATTGTGTAATATTACCGCACACACTTAGGCAGTCTCTGGTTATACGGTTAAAAGCAGATCGACATGATATGTCCTGATTCGGCAGTCAACGCGTTTTCTCTTTAGACGTTGCCCGAATACACAATAAGGAaagaatcaaaacaaaaacacttgaGCCGTCTTTGTCAATGTTATCCTGATGTTTAAATTCGAGATCTGCAGTGTGCAAAACTCATTCATTGCATTGAAAAAGTCTTGCTGGAGTGTTTTTATGTTATCGAGTCCGCGGTTTAAGTGGACTCTTTTTTAACCACGCTTTTTGCCGAAACTGAGTTTGAATTTCTTCACAGACTCATCTTGGCGTGAAGCAAAGCAGCTATATTGCACGAAACCGTTAAAACATGTTGCTGCTTTCACACATCATGTTAGGGATACATCTGACAGGAATGATCTGGCTGACTTACGGTACTGCGGGATGCAAGTCAGCTTCTCCGTGTGTCCGGACCCCGAAATGTTGGAGCGCAATAGTGCCATGGAATAATCCACCTAAAACTGTCTGTCGTGACAACGACCTCTGTCGATGCAGCAACACCACTCTGGACTGTTCCTCCAACCACGGGAACCTCACCTATGTTCCCTACGTTGAAGGCAGCTTTTCCATCCTCAACTTCTCCAACAATGACCTTGTCCAAATTTCACGCAAAGACTTCTTTGTTAACATGTCGAAAGCTGTGCAAGTTGTGGACTTGTACAACAATGGCTTGGTCCATATCGTCGATGGAGCTTTTGACGGCTACCCAAAACTGGAATGGCTACAGCTTGGAGGAAACAGACTTATGTTCAAGGATGTATTCAGCGTGAACTTCTTAGGCAACGTAATCGTCCTTGACACCGACTGCAATGGCTTGCAGGTGATAGGCCCATCAAGTGAAGCACATTTCGGTGTTAGGATCCTGTACATGGGCTGGAACAACATTAAAAACTTGGATTTGGCGACTTTTAATGTCACGCCTAATGTGTCTGATCTGTTCTTGCGGGACAATAAACTGTATGACCTGACCACTGCCCATATGCCAAATATACGCCATCTTAACCTTGGGAAAAACAGACTGTTCGACTTTCCAGAAACTTGTAACAGCACGAATGGGTCCTTCTTTCCCGAGCTCGTCAATCTGACGCTTGATTTCAATTTGATTTCTTGTATTGATCAAGTTTGCCTTCCTAAGGTTCAAAGTTTAGATCTCAGTTACAACTTTTTCCAGTATTTTGGGAGTATGACTTTCACTATACAAAATTTCCCCTCGTTGAAAAATCTTTatcttaatcaaatgaaaatcaAGATGCATAACATAACACGATACGCATTCAACCATTCAGCGCTAGTAAGACTTGATCTGGGGCAGAACGAATTAGATTTCAACAGCACAGTTGATGATGATGCGTTTGCAGGCTGCGCAGGGCTCTTACATTTACAGTTGGAAATGAACAATTTCGAGTCCGTTTCTGAAGCAAAATTTTCACGTCTCTTTGGTTGCCTCACCAAACTTAGACATCTGGATATAGCAAAGAGTAAAGTTGGCGTAATTTACTCAGAAACATTTGCTAACTTCACAGATTTGAAATGGCTTTACCTTTACGGAAATGCCTTGACGTACACAAACACTGTACAAAAggtcttcccattgtagtttctttgacgTACATCCCGGATGGCGCCTTTGATCCGATGCTTAATCTGACCAATCTACACATTGACAACAACCGAATACAAACCATTTCTCCATTTACTTTCGGCGAGAAGGCTGTTAAACGGTAAGTGTCAAAactataagtgtgtgtgtgtgtgtgtgtgtgtgtgctgcaatAAAGGCCTTTTATTCTCTTGATCCAAAAGGTGTCCAGGCAATCCAATCGGttattgctgaaatacagcgcttggCAGTTTGGCAGACGTTTGTTTTTATCTGTGGGTTAATCCGCGTGTCCCAAAATAATATGAAGtaagtagttcctttgaagtctcggaaacctgaaacgcccaaataattatgacgttttattaccaattcagtgccccatatggctttttgaccaatcaggacggattctagctgacactctaaatgttataacggtcaggcagggaccctttttgtttatcaagctaaaaattaacaagacaaagtaaaaatttaaatcaacaatatcagcgtgatttattctaaaaaatgacacttcaaacgctgtcagataatactctctttatctaaaaaataccgaaaagcgagttttgtcggtgggtgctttacggaacagcaagacACCGCCCAtcgagtgtgcaatgccgaccggctcacttgaaatctaaattatctaagttcggaaaaatcaagtgaaattgcgtcactcgcgttacgtcaaatgtatctttacgtcatttctcATCCgcctggagtcggttctaaatctgtcgctctctgttcaacaagaaaaaagcgaagcaaccgaaacgcatgttcaacatggtttatcttgtgagattgttgtgtgtcaaacgcatttgacctgtgaatattcatcacgtcaggtgtgttactctgattggctgacctaggtcacgagaattctttgactgacaggcatattcaggtaggagcgctcaagttcccattgcggctgttctgtctaattcgcggggtggcttcggaaatttaataaaaccgttatttctaatatgctgactgttagcaaatgataacaaacaTGTCTCAcgaacgatatcagcattcgcctaaaaggctcatgcttgatatcttttttctcgacatgtctgttatcatttgctaacagtcagcatattagaaataactcaaaatgtatcgattgaacataatgttacattggatttcccttctttggaccatgtgacgtcagaggtcgacaaaaattcatatttaggcggccagccgagactacaaaatagtgcatatttgtgtgcgttcaatcgttaaaactaaaaggaattctatccagaatcgatcgatacatgaaatgttatttgtatttttgaccaaaatatgacattttacaaagatctcgacagtcattgttcacctcgatcgctagcgcggtctcgagGGAACACtgtctgtctcgatctgtgtaaaatataatattttgatcaaaaatacaaataacgtatattgtaggcctctgacgtcacatgactcaaagaagggaaatccaatgttcaatccaTACATTATTTTGTCCCCGGAGTTTATAAGGCATGGTAAGTATAATCGTTAGAATAAGATTGAGTAAAAGTCTCAGTTTGTTTGCTGAGACTAGATGGTTTGCTCATGAATATTTAGAGACCTACTATTTGTGTTTTGCAGATTGAGAGTGTTAGGACTCCACAGCAACCCATACCAATGTACTTGTGACATTTTGTGGTTTAAACACTGGATAGAATCATCCCCACACACGTTTCGTGACCGTGACAAATACATGTGTGCCAATGTCCCAAACGTCGGGCTGCTGGACTTCGTGCTGAACAAGCAGGTGGGAAGGAAATCACGattaacactgtaacaggcaaagtttgacagtgatatcctccacgcttttagagcgctaaccagagatatagcgtgacatagcaaagtgtgttGCACGTACTGTGAATGAAACTCACTGACCGGGGATAA
This portion of the Littorina saxatilis isolate snail1 unplaced genomic scaffold, US_GU_Lsax_2.0 scaffold_728, whole genome shotgun sequence genome encodes:
- the LOC138955669 gene encoding toll-like receptor 1 yields the protein MRLWLYEACRGRRRDRRRQLEAEGRRFRYDVFVSYAIEDVAWVQQELRPVLEGEWGLKLCIHQRDFVPGKHIVDNISDCVSDSERVVLVFSPHFARSEWCQFELKFCQVDVMERDDVMVLVELRETPSRDMTGAMLAVLQTTTYIEWEDGQDARQSFWARLRSALDD